A genomic region of Candidatus Pseudomonas phytovorans contains the following coding sequences:
- a CDS encoding D-Ala-D-Ala carboxypeptidase family metallohydrolase produces MLITPHFTLDEMTVSQLAARDGFDNTPSPEARANLQLLCGALEQVRALFDAPIIVSSGYRSERVNRLIGGAPKSQHVQGLAADFTVIEVSPRETVRRISNSAVPFDQLILEFDNWVHLSVSRGSPRRQVLTIRKGSGYLPGLQ; encoded by the coding sequence ATGTTGATCACTCCGCATTTCACGCTTGATGAAATGACCGTTTCACAGCTTGCCGCCAGGGACGGGTTTGACAACACGCCATCGCCCGAAGCCCGGGCCAACCTGCAGCTGCTGTGCGGTGCGCTCGAGCAAGTGCGCGCGTTGTTCGATGCGCCCATCATCGTCAGCAGCGGCTACCGCAGCGAGAGGGTCAACCGATTGATCGGCGGTGCCCCGAAAAGCCAGCACGTTCAGGGTTTGGCGGCCGATTTCACGGTGATCGAAGTCAGCCCGCGCGAGACCGTGCGCAGAATCAGCAACAGCGCTGTCCCTTTCGATCAACTGATCCTCGAATTCGATAACTGGGTGCACCTGTCTGTATCGCGCGGTTCGCCCCGGCGGCAAGTGCTGACCATCCGCAAAGGCAGCGGCTATCTGCCGGGGCTGCAATGA
- a CDS encoding glutaredoxin family protein, whose protein sequence is MLPECQLFGTLGCHLCEVAEGVLMPFVDHGLLVELVDIAENEALFELYGLIIPVLKRCDNGGELHWPFDAEQVVAFLAQ, encoded by the coding sequence ATGTTGCCTGAATGCCAACTGTTCGGCACCCTCGGCTGCCACCTGTGCGAAGTGGCCGAGGGGGTGCTGATGCCTTTTGTCGATCATGGCCTGTTGGTCGAGTTGGTCGATATCGCCGAGAACGAGGCGCTGTTCGAGCTCTATGGCCTGATCATTCCCGTGCTCAAGCGTTGTGACAATGGCGGCGAACTGCACTGGCCGTTCGATGCCGAGCAGGTGGTGGCGTTTCTCGCGCAATGA
- a CDS encoding phage holin family protein: MENDAIGASASGKRLGAAALGLLHSHIELFGIELQEQKGRTLRLLLFAGLALVFALLLLTALSGLLLVLLWDSYRLAGIIGLCVFYGLAAVYCGLRLKAAVFDESSPFGATLEELAKDRERLLP, from the coding sequence ATGGAGAATGACGCCATTGGCGCCAGCGCCTCGGGCAAACGCCTGGGCGCGGCTGCGCTGGGGCTGCTGCACAGCCACATCGAACTGTTCGGCATCGAGTTGCAGGAGCAAAAGGGCCGCACCTTGCGCCTGCTGCTGTTCGCAGGTCTCGCCCTGGTGTTCGCCCTGCTGCTGCTGACAGCCCTGTCCGGGCTGTTGCTGGTACTGCTGTGGGACAGCTATCGACTGGCCGGCATCATTGGCCTGTGCGTGTTCTATGGGCTTGCCGCAGTGTATTGCGGGTTGCGCCTGAAGGCAGCCGTGTTTGACGAATCGTCGCCATTCGGGGCCACCCTCGAAGAACTCGCCAAGGACCGGGAGCGCCTGTTGCCATGA
- a CDS encoding transcriptional regulator, whose product MLNVEQLKYSVNRMPVERVADAVLELRLEGLVTDDRTPFGKVHFNTCFAEIEALFQRAGYHRGLDVVGYQGLLYALYDPGRWEPVQVLRWLKARSEAIAEAG is encoded by the coding sequence ATGCTCAACGTCGAGCAACTCAAGTACAGCGTCAACCGCATGCCCGTCGAGCGGGTGGCCGACGCCGTGCTGGAACTGCGCCTCGAAGGCCTGGTCACTGATGACCGTACCCCGTTCGGAAAAGTCCACTTCAACACCTGCTTCGCCGAGATCGAAGCCCTGTTCCAGCGCGCCGGTTACCATCGCGGGCTGGATGTGGTGGGTTATCAGGGGTTGCTGTATGCCCTCTATGATCCTGGCCGTTGGGAGCCCGTTCAGGTGCTGCGCTGGCTGAAGGCGCGCAGCGAGGCGATTGCCGAGGCTGGTTGA
- a CDS encoding pseudouridine synthase, giving the protein MTTPFDPAHQQASTVCLPPGNWATVLDCLCDHFKAIDRAQWLDRFARGRVLNAEGHAVSAGLPYKRGMRLHYFREVPNERPIPVQETLLHVDEHLVVADKPHFLPVTPTGEYVEHTLLRRLIRRLDNPHLVPLHRIDRHTAGLVLFSANPHTRSAYQRLFPERRIDKRYQAIAAAMPQHVFPLVHKSRLVHGEPFFRMHEVEGEANSETLAEVLEKNGELWRYGLSPVTGKTHQLRVHMAALGAGISNDPFYPQLLNEEDDYQRPLKLLAQSLRFEDPLSGEERYFESRLSLDW; this is encoded by the coding sequence ATGACCACGCCTTTCGACCCTGCTCACCAGCAAGCCAGCACGGTGTGCCTGCCCCCCGGTAACTGGGCGACGGTGCTCGATTGCCTGTGTGACCATTTCAAGGCCATCGACCGCGCCCAGTGGCTCGACCGCTTTGCCCGTGGCCGCGTGCTGAATGCCGAAGGGCACGCCGTTTCGGCCGGGTTGCCGTACAAGCGCGGCATGCGCCTGCACTACTTCCGTGAAGTGCCGAACGAGCGCCCCATCCCGGTGCAGGAAACGCTGCTGCATGTGGATGAACACCTGGTGGTGGCCGACAAGCCGCATTTCCTGCCGGTGACGCCAACCGGTGAATACGTCGAGCACACCTTGCTGCGCCGCTTGATTCGCCGCCTGGACAACCCGCACCTGGTGCCGTTGCACCGCATCGACCGGCACACGGCCGGGCTTGTGCTTTTTTCCGCCAACCCGCATACCCGCAGTGCTTACCAGCGCTTGTTCCCAGAACGGCGCATCGACAAGCGCTACCAGGCCATTGCCGCAGCGATGCCGCAGCATGTTTTTCCGCTGGTGCACAAAAGCCGCCTGGTGCATGGCGAGCCGTTTTTCCGTATGCACGAAGTGGAAGGGGAGGCCAACAGCGAAACCCTGGCCGAGGTGCTGGAGAAGAACGGCGAGCTTTGGCGCTATGGGTTGTCGCCGGTGACCGGCAAAACCCATCAGTTGCGCGTGCACATGGCAGCGCTGGGGGCGGGAATCAGCAATGACCCGTTCTATCCGCAACTGCTGAATGAAGAGGATGATTACCAGCGGCCGCTGAAGTTGTTGGCACAGAGCCTGCGCTTCGAGGACCCGCTGAGCGGGGAAGAGCGCTACTTCGAGAGCCGCTTGAGCCTGGACTGGTAG
- a CDS encoding deoxyguanosinetriphosphate triphosphohydrolase translates to MASMSWEKLLNNTRLGGRPPKSELGRSPFHSDHDKVVFSGAFRRLARKTQVHPLATNDHVHNRLTHSLEVACVGRTLGVRVGQELLNERLIPEQHSASDIGDIVQTACLAHDIGNPPFGHTGEEAIRHWFSNDVGAKIIERLPFNEAADLRRFEGNAQGFRVLTTSEYHPYEGGMRLTYASLGAFIKYPWLAGDALNMQRPIQNKYGIYCSELGLFNEVADATGLLKLGDGWRCRHPLANLMEISDDFCYAILDLEDGVEMGILDWDKVFEILCLVLSDYQKDQLVKEIQGMKVGRRLSMVRGKVISAFVDAGATAFMNNHNEIMTGKVLGILDLCDKTVRECVSAAKGLARDEIFQHPRKVELEIGAYSTISTILNVSCSAALEYVRKGGVADSKTRRVVELLGLDLKNLDASGGVSKEYGAIMQVLDYVSGMTDNYAMHLARQFSGMGGERI, encoded by the coding sequence AATACCCGTCTTGGCGGTCGGCCTCCAAAATCTGAGCTAGGCCGTTCACCTTTCCACTCAGACCATGACAAGGTTGTGTTTTCTGGTGCTTTCAGACGCCTTGCAAGAAAAACGCAGGTCCATCCTCTCGCCACTAATGACCACGTTCACAATCGCCTCACGCACAGCTTAGAAGTGGCTTGTGTTGGTCGGACGCTGGGAGTGAGGGTTGGCCAAGAGCTTCTGAATGAACGGCTTATCCCTGAGCAGCATTCAGCTTCTGATATTGGTGATATTGTCCAAACTGCTTGTCTTGCTCATGACATTGGCAACCCTCCCTTTGGGCACACAGGTGAAGAGGCTATACGTCACTGGTTCTCCAATGATGTCGGGGCAAAGATAATTGAGCGGCTTCCATTCAATGAAGCTGCTGACTTGCGTAGGTTTGAAGGTAATGCCCAAGGGTTTAGGGTTTTAACTACCTCAGAGTATCATCCCTATGAAGGGGGGATGCGTCTAACCTATGCGTCACTTGGAGCTTTTATTAAGTATCCTTGGCTGGCAGGGGATGCTCTTAACATGCAAAGGCCGATTCAGAATAAATACGGTATTTACTGCTCTGAGTTGGGTTTGTTTAATGAAGTGGCTGATGCTACAGGTTTGTTAAAGCTGGGTGATGGTTGGCGGTGTCGCCATCCACTGGCTAATTTGATGGAAATTTCTGATGACTTCTGCTATGCCATTCTTGATTTAGAGGATGGTGTAGAGATGGGTATCCTTGACTGGGATAAAGTCTTTGAAATTTTATGCCTTGTCCTTAGCGACTACCAGAAGGATCAGCTTGTCAAAGAAATTCAAGGCATGAAAGTTGGCCGTAGGCTCTCTATGGTTCGTGGAAAAGTTATTTCAGCTTTTGTAGATGCTGGAGCGACAGCCTTCATGAATAACCATAATGAAATTATGACAGGCAAGGTGTTAGGTATCTTAGACCTTTGTGATAAGACCGTGCGTGAATGTGTATCAGCCGCCAAGGGTCTTGCTCGTGATGAAATCTTCCAACATCCGAGGAAGGTTGAGTTAGAAATCGGGGCTTACAGCACAATTTCTACGATTCTTAACGTTAGCTGTTCTGCCGCTTTGGAATATGTCAGAAAGGGCGGTGTGGCTGATTCGAAGACTAGAAGGGTGGTTGAGCTTCTTGGTTTAGACTTGAAGAATTTAGACGCTAGCGGGGGTGTTTCCAAGGAGTACGGTGCAATCATGCAGGTTCTGGATTACGTGAGCGGTATGACAGATAACTATGCCATGCACTTGGCTCGACAGTTTAGTGGTATGGGTGGGGAGCGAATCTAG
- a CDS encoding YqjD family protein: MASKSAKTAQEILMADFQALVRDTERLLADTANLAGDQADELREQIHDRLAQARETLQLTQDSVRERGQAALGNAEQYVQENPWQAIGIAAGVGLLIGLLANRR; the protein is encoded by the coding sequence ATGGCCAGCAAATCGGCAAAGACTGCACAAGAAATACTGATGGCTGACTTTCAGGCTTTGGTGCGCGACACCGAGCGACTCCTGGCCGACACTGCCAACCTGGCGGGCGATCAGGCCGACGAATTGCGCGAACAGATTCACGACCGCCTGGCCCAGGCTCGCGAAACCCTGCAGCTGACCCAGGACTCGGTGCGCGAACGCGGCCAGGCCGCGCTGGGCAACGCCGAGCAGTACGTGCAGGAAAACCCGTGGCAGGCGATCGGCATCGCGGCCGGCGTCGGCCTGTTGATAGGCCTGCTGGCCAACCGGCGCTAA
- a CDS encoding ammonium transporter — MENMHSAMDSLVHGSNTLFILMGAILVLAMHAGFAFLEVGTVRHKNQVNALSKILSDFAISALVYFFIGYWIAYGVNFFQPAAVLAADHGYSLVKCFFLLTFAAAIPAIISGGIAERARFVPQLCATALIVAFIYPFFEGVVWNGNLGLQAWLQARFGAPFHDFAGSVVVHAMGGWLALAAVLLLGARRGRYRDGRLVAFAPSSIPFLALGSWILIIGWFGFNVMSAQTLQGVSGLVAINSLMAMVGGTLSALLAGRNDPGFLHNGPLAGLVAICAGSDLMHPIGALTTGLVAGALFVWTFTAAQNRWKIDDVLGVWPLHGLCGVWGGIACGVFGQAALGGMGGVSLVSQLLGSLMGVVVALVGGFAVYGVIRALHGLRLSHEQEFQGADLSLHRIGATSQD; from the coding sequence ATGGAAAACATGCACAGCGCGATGGACTCCCTGGTCCATGGTTCCAATACCCTGTTCATTCTCATGGGCGCCATTCTGGTGCTGGCCATGCATGCCGGCTTCGCGTTCCTCGAAGTGGGTACGGTGCGCCACAAGAACCAGGTCAACGCCTTGTCGAAGATCCTCAGCGACTTTGCCATCTCGGCGCTGGTGTATTTCTTCATCGGTTACTGGATAGCCTATGGCGTCAATTTTTTCCAGCCGGCAGCGGTGCTGGCGGCTGATCATGGTTATTCGCTGGTCAAATGCTTCTTTCTGCTGACATTTGCTGCGGCGATCCCGGCGATCATCTCCGGGGGCATTGCCGAGCGGGCGCGCTTCGTGCCGCAGTTGTGTGCCACGGCGTTGATCGTGGCGTTCATCTACCCGTTCTTCGAGGGCGTGGTCTGGAATGGCAACCTGGGGCTGCAAGCCTGGTTGCAGGCCCGCTTCGGCGCGCCTTTCCATGATTTTGCCGGCTCGGTGGTTGTGCATGCGATGGGTGGCTGGCTAGCCTTGGCCGCAGTGCTGCTGCTGGGCGCGCGCCGTGGACGTTACCGGGATGGCCGGTTGGTGGCGTTTGCGCCGTCGAGCATTCCTTTTCTGGCGCTGGGCTCGTGGATTCTGATCATCGGCTGGTTCGGCTTCAACGTGATGAGTGCTCAAACGCTGCAGGGCGTCAGCGGCCTGGTGGCGATCAACTCGCTCATGGCCATGGTCGGTGGCACCCTGTCGGCCTTGTTGGCCGGTCGTAACGACCCGGGCTTCCTGCACAACGGGCCGTTGGCCGGGCTAGTGGCGATTTGCGCCGGTTCCGACCTGATGCACCCGATTGGCGCACTGACAACCGGCCTGGTGGCCGGCGCGTTGTTCGTCTGGACATTCACCGCAGCGCAGAACCGTTGGAAGATCGACGACGTGCTGGGCGTGTGGCCACTGCATGGCCTGTGCGGCGTGTGGGGCGGCATTGCCTGCGGCGTCTTCGGCCAGGCGGCACTGGGCGGGATGGGCGGTGTCAGCCTTGTCAGCCAGTTGCTGGGCAGCCTGATGGGCGTGGTGGTTGCACTGGTCGGAGGATTTGCCGTGTATGGCGTAATCCGCGCGCTGCATGGGCTGCGCTTGAGCCATGAGCAGGAATTCCAGGGTGCGGATTTGTCGCTGCACCGTATCGGCGCCACCAGCCAGGATTGA